The following are encoded together in the Lathyrus oleraceus cultivar Zhongwan6 chromosome 3, CAAS_Psat_ZW6_1.0, whole genome shotgun sequence genome:
- the LOC127127160 gene encoding probable methyltransferase PMT15: MANSLGSILFQNFTSKKPNKSLPRLYFFTFTTFLCIFFYLLGLWQNSPAAISGKTRFSATTFHPDCPQTNSTSTSITIPISSSNALDFSAHHQNPEPSETSARVIHAPVCDVKLSEYTPCEDVQRSLKFPRESLVYRERHCPEKNEILQCRIPAPFGYRVPPRWPESREWAWYANVPHKELTIEKKNQNWVRFEGDRFMFPGGGTMFPRGAGAYIDDIGKLINLKDGSIRTAIDTGCGVASWGAYLLPRDIIAVSFAPRDTHEAQVQFALERGVPALIGVLASIRLPYPSRSFDMAHCSRCLIPWGQSDGIYLTEVDRVLRPGGYWILSGPPINWEVHWKGWERTRESLNEEQVSIERVAKSLCWKKLVQKGDIAIWQKPTNHMHCKITRKVFKNRPFCNAEDPDSAWYTKMNTCLTPLPEVTDIKDVSGGGLTNWPERLTAIPPRINSGSLKGITAEMFKENTELWKERVAYYKTLDYQLAEPGRFRNLLDMNAYLGGFAAAMIDDPVWVMNVVPVEAEINTLGVVFERGLIGTYQNWCEAMSTYPRTYDFIHADSVFSLYESRCKIEDILLEMDRILRPQGSVIIRDDVDVLLKVKRFLDAMQWDGRIVDHENGPHQREKILIAVKKYWTAPPPDKNQHRKL; this comes from the exons ATGGCCAATTCATTGGGATCAATTCTTTTTCAGAATTTTACCAGCAAGAAACCCAATAAATCTCTCCCAAGACTCTACTTTTTCACCTTCACCACCTTTCTCTGCATTTTCTTTTACCTCCTTGGCCTCTGGCAAAACTCCCCCGCCGCCATCTCCGGCAAAACTCGCTTCTCAGCTACCACCTTCCATCCCGATTGTCCACAAACCAACTCCACATCCACCTCCATAACCATCCCAATATCATCCTCCAACGCTCTTGATTTCTCCGCTCACCACCAGAACCCCGAACCATCGGAAACTTCAGCGCGTGTAATCCACGCTCCGGTATGTGACGTCAAGCTCTCGGAGTACACTCCATGTGAGGACGTGCAGAGGTCGTTGAAATTCCCTCGGGAGAGTTTAGTGTATAGAGAGAGACACTGTCCGGAAAAGAATGAGATTCTCCAGTGTCGTATTCCGGCGCCGTTTGGCTACCGTGTTCCACCGCGGTGGCCGGAGAGCCGTGAATGGGCTTGGTATGCTAATGTACCGCATAAGGAGTTGACGATCGAGAAAAAGAACCAGAATTGGGTCCGGTTCGAAGGGGACCGGTTCATGTTTCCGGGTGGTGGGACCATGTTTCCACGTGGGGCTGGTGCATACATCGACGATATAGGAAAACTCATTAACCTGAAAGATGGGTCCATCCGAACCGCTATAGATACCGGTTGTGGG GTTGCAAGTTGGGGAGCTTATCTTTTGCCACGTGACATAATAGCAGTGTCATTTGCACCAAGAGATACTCATGAAGCTCAAGTTCAATTTGCTCTTGAACGAGGAGTTCCTGCATTGATTGGTGTTCTTGCCTCAATTAGGCTTCCTTATCCTTCAAGATCCTTTGACATGGCTCATTGTTCGCGTTGTCTCATTCCATGGGGCCAAAGTG ATGGAATTTATTTGACTGAAGTTGATAGAGTTCTACGTCCCGGAGGGTATTGGATTCTATCAGGGCCGCCGATTAATTGGGAGGTCCATTGGAAAGGGTGGGAGAGGACTCGTGAGAGTCTCAATGAAGAACAGGTTTCAATTGAGAGAGTGGCGAAAAGTCTATGTTGGAAAAAACTTGTACAGAAGGGTGACATTGCAATATGGCAAAAACCTACGAATCATATGCATTGTAAAATAACAAGAAAGGTCTTCAAGAATAGACCCTTCTGTAATGCAGAAGATCCTGATTCAGCATG GTATACGAAAATGAATACATGTTTAACACCACTTCCCGAAGTAACCGACATAAAAGATGTTAGTGGTGGAGGATTAACTAATTGGCCTGAGAGACTAACAGCAATTCCACCAAGGATTAACAGTGGAAGTTTGAAAGGAATCACAGCTGAGATGTTCAAAGAAAATACCGAGTTATGGAAGGAGAGAGTTGCATACTACAAGACACTAGATTATCAGCTAGCAGAACCCGGGAGATTCCGTAATTTGCTTGATATGAATGCTTACTTGGGAGGCTTTGCAGCTGCTATGATCGATGATCCAGTTTGGGTCATGAATGTTGTTCCCGTCGAGGCCGAGATCAACACCCTCGGCGTTGTTTTTGAACGCGGATTGATTGGAACTTATCAGAACTG GTGTGAAGCCATGTCCACTTATCCTCGAACCTACGACTTCATACATGCTGATTCTGTTTTTAGCCTCTACGAGAGCAGATGTAAAATAGAGGACATTCTTCTCGAGATGGATAGGATTTTGAGGCCACAAGGCAGCGTCATTATACGCGATGACGTCGATGTGTTGTTGAAAGTGAAGAGATTTTTAGATGCAATGCAATGGGATGGTAGAATTGTAGATCATGAAAACGGGCCACACCAAAGAGAAAAGATATTAATAGCAGTTAAAAAGTATTGGACAGCACCACCACCTGATAAAAATCAACACAGAAAGCTTTaa